The sequence AGCAGGCGGCCGCGCGCGGGGCGCCGTCGAGTGAGCTGGTGAAGATCACCGTCAAGCCCATCCTCGACCTGGGCCAGAAGCGCTACAAGGTCATCGACGAGGTCATCGCCATCAAGGAGATGGCCTCCAACCTGCCGCCCGACTACGCCCTCGCGTTCTTGAGCCAGCTCTTCGACTGATGCCGCCGCTGCTCATCCACCTGCACGCCGAGGGCTACGAGCGCGCGTACCAGGCGCTCTCGCTCGCGGTGACCGCGCGGGCGATGTCCCAAGCGGTCACGCTGGTGCTGGCGTTCGGTGCATTGCGCGCGCTCGCCGAGGATCGCTTGGGCGAGCCGCTGCCCGGGCCGGACCTGTGGAGCGCCAAGCGCGCGGAGAACGTGGGCGCGCCGACCGTGGCGTCCCTGCTGGCGAACGCGCGCGAGCTCGGCGTGCAGCTCTGGGCGTGCGAGACGGTCGCCAAGACGAGCGGCGTCGAGCCCGAGCAACTGGAAGGCAAGCTGGAGCTGGTGGGGCTGCCGCAGATCGTGCGCAGGCAGCAGGGCGCGCAGCTCCTGTATCTCTGAGAGGGGTTGGTCATGCGGACGGCACTCATCACCGGCGCGGCGTCGGGGCTCGGCCAGGCGCTCGCGGAGCAGCTCTCGCGCGACGGTTGGAAGCTCATCCTCTGGGACCGCAACGACGCGGGCCTGCGCGAGACGGCGTCGCGCTGCGGCGTCGCCGAGGTGACGCAGCAGGTGGTGGACCTGTCGAACGAAGCGAGCGTGAACCAGAACTTCGCCTCGCTCGACGCGGCCCAGCGCGTGCCCGATCTGATTTTTCACGCGGCGGGCGTGTTGGACGTGGGAGACCTCGACGCGCTCTCGGCGGCCGCGTGCCGGCGCGACATCGAAGTGAACTACCTGGGCACCGTGCACCTGCTGCTCGCGGCCAAGGCGCGCTTGAAGGAGGGCTCTCGCATCATCTGCGTGTCGAGCATCGCGGGCTTGAAGGGTCTGCCGGAGTTCGCCGGCTACTGCGCATCGAAGTTCGCGGTGTACGG is a genomic window of Deltaproteobacteria bacterium containing:
- a CDS encoding DsrE family protein is translated as MPPLLIHLHAEGYERAYQALSLAVTARAMSQAVTLVLAFGALRALAEDRLGEPLPGPDLWSAKRAENVGAPTVASLLANARELGVQLWACETVAKTSGVEPEQLEGKLELVGLPQIVRRQQGAQLLYL
- a CDS encoding SDR family oxidoreductase yields the protein MRTALITGAASGLGQALAEQLSRDGWKLILWDRNDAGLRETASRCGVAEVTQQVVDLSNEASVNQNFASLDAAQRVPDLIFHAAGVLDVGDLDALSAAACRRDIEVNYLGTVHLLLAAKARLKEGSRIICVSSIAGLKGLPEFAGYCASKFAVYGFCEAVHGDFKRRGIALSVLCPPAVDTPMVKNLSSRPVLYDIFPFAEKDTVIRGIVKAIDQRDKFLILVDAQSAFLYRVNGILPRATSAILEGLVQRRKKKVPA